Proteins from a genomic interval of Polaribacter sejongensis:
- a CDS encoding flotillin family protein: MILQTSQFAGLIGIGIAILFVFILLIAMVKRYKRCPSDRILVVYGKVGGGESAKCIHGGAAFIFPVIQDYQFLDLTPISIEVNLVNALSKQNIRVNVPSRFTIGVSTEPGIMQNAAERLLGLDQDSIQDLAQEIIFGQLRLVVASMDIEEINNDRDKFLTNISQSVETELKKVGLKLINVNITDIVDESGYIEALGKEAAAHAINAARKSVAEKNRDGSIGEANAVQDERTQVAAANAQAVAGENTAKINVANSDSLRRQREAEAERTAIASEKVQTANALKESYAAEQEAEVARAERERSSQLADIIVPAEIDKRKVEIDAEARAENIRRIAKGEADAILFKAQAEAQGLFEVLTKQAQGLDQIVKAAGNDSQNAALLLIADKLPELVKIQAEAIKNIKIDKVTVWENGGGADGKTSTSNFISGMYKAVPPLQEMFNMAGMELPSYLKGKDIPAELPAEVIDTKDN; encoded by the coding sequence ATGATATTACAAACTAGTCAATTTGCCGGATTAATCGGAATCGGAATTGCAATTCTCTTCGTTTTTATATTGCTAATTGCAATGGTAAAAAGATATAAGAGATGTCCATCAGACAGAATTTTGGTGGTATATGGAAAAGTAGGTGGAGGAGAATCTGCTAAATGTATTCATGGTGGAGCTGCATTTATATTTCCGGTAATTCAAGATTATCAATTTTTAGATTTAACACCTATTTCTATTGAAGTAAATTTGGTAAATGCACTTTCTAAGCAAAATATTCGTGTAAATGTTCCTTCAAGATTTACTATTGGGGTTTCTACAGAACCAGGAATCATGCAAAATGCTGCAGAAAGATTGTTAGGTTTAGATCAAGATAGCATTCAAGATTTAGCACAAGAAATTATATTTGGTCAGTTACGTTTGGTAGTTGCATCGATGGATATTGAAGAAATTAACAACGACCGTGATAAGTTTTTAACCAATATTTCTCAATCTGTAGAAACAGAGTTAAAGAAAGTAGGGTTAAAATTAATCAACGTAAATATTACAGATATTGTTGATGAATCTGGTTATATAGAAGCTTTAGGAAAAGAAGCAGCTGCGCACGCAATTAACGCGGCACGTAAATCGGTTGCAGAAAAAAATAGAGATGGTTCTATTGGTGAAGCAAACGCAGTACAAGATGAAAGAACACAAGTTGCAGCAGCAAATGCACAAGCAGTAGCTGGGGAAAATACAGCAAAAATTAATGTAGCAAATTCAGACTCTTTAAGAAGACAAAGAGAGGCAGAAGCAGAACGTACAGCAATTGCATCAGAAAAAGTACAAACAGCAAATGCATTAAAAGAATCTTATGCTGCAGAGCAAGAAGCAGAGGTTGCAAGAGCGGAAAGAGAGCGTTCTTCTCAATTAGCAGATATTATTGTACCTGCCGAAATAGACAAACGTAAAGTAGAAATAGACGCAGAAGCAAGAGCAGAAAACATTAGAAGAATTGCAAAAGGTGAAGCCGATGCAATTTTATTTAAAGCACAAGCGGAAGCACAAGGTTTGTTTGAGGTTTTAACAAAACAAGCACAAGGTTTAGATCAAATAGTGAAAGCTGCTGGAAACGATTCTCAAAATGCAGCCTTATTATTAATTGCAGATAAATTACCAGAATTGGTAAAAATACAAGCAGAAGCTATTAAAAATATTAAGATTGATAAAGTTACTGTTTGGGAAAACGGAGGAGGAGCAGATGGAAAAACATCAACCTCTAACTTTATTTCTGGAATGT